Part of the Ruegeria sp. AD91A genome, AGATCATCGACGAGATCACCAGCAGCGGTGCCAGCACCTGTGGGTCTGAGATTGAGTATCGTATCGGTGTGACGCGCGCTCAGACCCGTGTTCGCGAGTTGAACCCTGCGACCTTGGATTTCGTCGAAATCGCGTCGTTTGATCCGTCGGGAGAAGAGGTGCCTGAGGCCTATAACGAGAAACGCAATGAGGCGGACACGCGTTACCGCGTATCACTGGCCGAAGGTGTGACCTCGTGGCAGGTGGTCGAGGCGTTGAAGGCATTTGACGCTTTGACAGGTGAGGTGAGCGAAATACCTGCTGAGGGTATGCTGGCGCCTGACAGTTACGATGTTGTGGCTGGTCAGGACCGTAACGTCATTCTGCAGGCGATGCAGGACAAGCAACAATTGCGGATCAACGCCGTTTGGGAAAGCCGCCAGGACGGGTTGCCGCTGGAAAGCCCCGAAGAAATGCTGATCCTTGCGTCGATCATCGAAAAGGAAACCGGAGTTCCGGAAGAGCGCGGGAAAGTGGCCAGCGTTTTTGTGAACCGGCTGAAACAGGGGATGCGGCTGCAGACGGACCCGACCGTCATCTATGGCGTTACCAAGGGGCAAGGCACGTTGGGCCGCGGGCTGCGTCGCAGCGAGCTGAACAGGCCAACGCCATGGAACACCTACCAGATCGACGGCTTGCCGCCGACGCCGATTGCCAATCCGGGCTTGGCCAGCCTTGAAGCTGCTGTTGCGCCGGATGA contains:
- the mltG gene encoding endolytic transglycosylase MltG, translated to MWRAIASNALTILVVGLFMMGGLILWGQSQYKAEGPLETAICLQVRSGSNMTRVSQQLEEQGAISSATIFRMAADYTDRAQQLKAGSFLVREGASMEQIIDEITSSGASTCGSEIEYRIGVTRAQTRVRELNPATLDFVEIASFDPSGEEVPEAYNEKRNEADTRYRVSLAEGVTSWQVVEALKAFDALTGEVSEIPAEGMLAPDSYDVVAGQDRNVILQAMQDKQQLRINAVWESRQDGLPLESPEEMLILASIIEKETGVPEERGKVASVFVNRLKQGMRLQTDPTVIYGVTKGQGTLGRGLRRSELNRPTPWNTYQIDGLPPTPIANPGLASLEAAVAPDDTDFVFFVADGTGGHAFAETLQEHNRNVAKWREIEAERNSGN